The following DNA comes from Anopheles coustani chromosome 2, idAnoCousDA_361_x.2, whole genome shotgun sequence.
AACTATAATGGCTTCGTGAAATGCTTAAACAATTAAACATTAGGGCTTAATACATTGGGTTACGAAATCTCCAATCAGGGGACCAACCATGTAATTTAAACTGCCACGGAGTGATAAGAATCACTTGAGGAGTACAAGTGTTCGTCTAATTGGCTGACTCGTATCAATTCCCAACACTCTACCAAGTGGTATTAGTGCGGATCAACCTTCTGGCCAATCTAGCGTCTTAATGAAACTTATTTACAAACTAAATCCACGAGAAGAATGTAAACGGCCATACTTTAATACCTTGAATTAATCAAGCTTATTTACAATCAAAAGCCACGAGAAGAATGGCCGTTtaatatttgaatttcaagTGTTTCGATCGCAAATAATGGGTTCAAGAGTACTTCTACtagtatttttctttgttggCGTTGATGTTTTAATCTCAAAAGCCctacaaaaaacatttttagttCAAACACAGcctctttattttttatttaacatgaAACAGAAATTAAGTTACAGCTATGTCCAGAGAACAAATAAAGATAATTAGGTAATTGCCTTTTAATTTTGtaatgtgattttttgtttacaaaatcgTAGTTTACTTCATTTAATTGTGTAtcctataaaaaataaagagaacttttttttaaataagattATGCCTTAACATTTAAATGTAATTATCTTATCAAACAGATAGCGAAAGTTGAACTTCAATTTTATATAGATGGTGCGGATATTTTAATTCGTTGTTGATGAATATTGCGATCAGGAAATTTGATAcagaaacaaatgttttgttttgtttcatgtatttttatcttatttaatttaatgcgACCGTTATAGTTTATTGAAAGAATTCTTATGGGTTGACGTTCTTTTAAGAGGGATTTTCTTTGCTGTCTGAGTACTGGTCAAAAGTATTatgtaaaaattcaaataactGGTTTAACCTCTTGCAGTCCACCAATTACACTTGTGACATCTTGAGCAAAGCCCTTGAGCGCTACCAAAAGATTGTGGTTGCCATCGGGAACAACACACGGCGAGCGAGAGCCAGCCAAGCATTCCCGGTGAGGCCTGAAGTAAACTCAGTTCATCGCGCCAGAAATCACCGATCGTGGCGTTCGAATGCGAATTTCAATGTAAGTTTTAAGTATTATGTCTCAAATGTATTTTTACTTACCCTTTTGAACATATGTTTGTTCTAAAGGGATACCTGGATGTCGCTTCGGTGTCTCTCAACGCACCATGCGAAACTCTACCGCATCTCGCCATGGATGAGGATTGTAAGTTGGAATGTTCTTTTATGCACAAGCCGTgataacataaattaaatctGTCCACTTTCTCGGTTTCAACAGATACCATTGTGATCGATGAACAAAAGGCCCTACTGTCTTCGTTCTCCATTTGGGGCATGCTTCGGGCGTTGGAATCGTTTGCACAGATGGTCGTCCTTGCCGACGATGGCAGCACGGTACGTAGGTAGGAATCCGTTAGAAGAGCCACTATTGAAagagattttgttttcccttgcaGTTACTTATCAATGCAACTTCCATCGACGACGGTCCACGGTTCTCACACCGGGGTTTACTGGTGGACACTTCGCGACACTTTATCGACACCCGCACGCTCGTGCAGATCCTCGACGGAATGGCGTACAACAAGCTGAACGTGTTCCACTGGCACATCGTGGACGACCATAGTTTTCCGTACGAAAGTTCCACCTTCCCAGAATTGAGCAAACAGGGTGCGTATCACCCGTCGATGGTGTATACGCAAGCCGACGTAGCGATGATCGTCGAAGAGGCCAGACTGCGTGGAATCCGTGTGATGTCCGAATTCGATACGCCAGGGCACACACGATCCTGGGGCGTGTCGCATCCGGAGCTGCTGACAGAGTGCTACGATCAGTACCAAGGAAAACTCGGACCGATGGATCCGACGCGCGAATCGACGTACACTTTCCTCGAGAACCTGTTCCGGGAGGTGATCCAGGTGTTCCCTGATCAGTACGTCCATCTCGGTGGCGATGAGGTCGGCTTCGAGTGTTGGGCCAGCAACCCGAACATACTGGAGTACATGAAGCAGAACCGGCTGTACTCGTTCGAGATGCTGGAGGAGAAGTTCATCCAGCGCATCGTGGACCAAATCGACGCGCTAAACCGTAGCTCACTCGTCTGGCAGGAGGTGTACGTCAACGGGGTTCGCCTGCCCAACGGAACGGTCGTGCACGTTTGGACGGGCAATCGACAGGATCTGCTAAGCCGGGTTAGTACAAAGACAACTCGGTTGCTGTCCATACATACTAAGTATTGCACTTCTGATTCACCTACTCGTTAGATCACACGCGATGGATTACCGGCTCTGCTGTCTTCCTGCTGGTACCTGGATCACCTCAGCACCGGCGGAGACTGGCGCAAGTTTTACAACTGTGATCCGCACGATTTTGTCGGTACTGGAGCGCAGAAGTCGCTGGTGCTGGGCGGTGAAGCGTGCATGTGGTCCGAGGTGGTAAACGGTCACAACATACTGCCTCGTATCTTCCCGCGCGTTTCGGCCACCGCCGAGAAGCTTTGGTCGTCCGCCGCGGTCAACAATGCGGACGAGGCTGCCCGGCGGCTGGAGGAGCACACTTGCCGCATGAACCATCGGGGCATTCCGGCACAACCCCCGAACGGTCCAGGATTCTGTCTATAAAGATAACCCTGCAATTCTTAACATACATCCACCCCTAACACAATTGACTGCATTGGCACTTGTTGTACCGTTAAAGGCAAATAAATATTATACAAATAAAGTGGTTCAGCATCAAGCACACCTTTTTTTGCATGCGAAGActaatttgtaaaataaattggtAAAATTAACTGCATAAAACAGCTGGAACAAACCAACAGTTACCGGAACAAACATGCGTTACGTTAGCTGCGCCAAAATGTATGCAACACGCAGCTACATAATTGTACCTCCTTGTCAACCCTTAATGCAACAGCGGTTAAAGTTGTAGTATTGTTCAGACCTTTCTCTACCCTGGTtacattttgcaaaacaaaaccaaaaaaatgtagaaataGGCATGGAAGGAATAGGAAAGGAAGaatgaaaagaagaaattgTAGAAGATTTTCGCTACAAAGACTTGCAGCCGGAAATTTATACACTTCTAATATTCGCAACTCAAAATTGACTCACtgtcttcttttttgttgtatacATGAATGTGTAGGTACGAATGCAATCGACCTCGAGGAGGGGATAGCGTTTGGTAGAGGATTGCAACGCTTGCGTCTGCCGAGCACCACACATGCGATCTCCAACCATACCAACCAATGGACCATCATACCAACCCCACCACAAGACCCAACACACAGACCGCACGCGCAGACCACAGCACAACCCGCCAACATTAACCCGAGATAAGGTTACAGCTATGGTTAGCCTTAGGctaagaaaaatgtaaagttTTGGTACATTAAGTATAAAACGACCTGGCCgtccaaatatatatataaaaaacatCACATAAAAAATCACAACCATTACGAAATATACTTTTCTACAAAAAATGAATGTcgattaacacgttgcgtaccaagcgttttagcacaatttttagtacaatttttcaaattaaaatttgtttaaccgattgttttcgaaggccaagcaataacttagcttcccaaaaatttatataaaatattacaataatttttatgttgcattttcatttatttatgggtcaaaaactttttagaactagaaatgctgtcacccatatttgggtgacgcggtacggaacgtgttaaactTACTGGACAATCGGTAATAAATCAATTCGAAGAATGCTGTCTTTGAATTCGTTCATCTTCGTTTTTACATGTTATGTAATGGAGTTTTGAAAACgtgttccaacaacatcctcgATAGAACGCACATTTCGGATTATTCATTTGTTCTACGCGTTCGTTTGCACAATCAAAAGCAATACCTTgagttttacatatttttttttcattctattgAAATATGACGAAATAAATCTGAGCAAACAAATACTGAATGAAAATCATGATTGTTTTAACGTAAGATATTGTTTACATATGCTTAAAAACGATACTTTGGTTGATTAGAGATGTTTTAATCATTATAGAGATTTGAACATGACATATGTTATTACATGGAGCTATGGCTCCATGTATGCATAAACTGCCAGGGCATGTAATGCTGGAACTGAGaacattggtttttttttatttatactgcaaaataaattaaaccataCGAAAATTCCGAAAAACTGTTCAACAAATGTTTGGgggttcattttatttttaaatctcaTATTGCCTACACTAGACTTGTCACCTGTTTTAAGATAGTTTTTGTCCCCGCAGTTTCCTTCTAGTTCGTACGCTGTTGAATACACATACCATCATCTACCACCGGTCTGTGGTTAAACGTAAGATACATGAAACAAAGTGCCAAATAGAACAGCAAACTCATTACCGCCAGCATACGATCGAACAACGTCGCTCGCTTTTCCCAACCGTTTTCGGTTTCATTTTTGGTAACctggaaaacacaacaagaatCAGTGTTTGTTGGCGAAGGCATTTCTTTCGGTACCTTGTAATTTAGCCCAAGATAGTCGGCCGCTAGAATGAGCTCGGCGACGCGATTATCGGATAAAGATCCCGTCAACCGGTTCAGCATGGCGTTTCCGTTTAGTCCCGATCGGATCCAGCAGTTGAACAGCGTGAGCAACAGTATCAGTCCGGTCAGGACAAGGGAGTTGGTGAAGAATATCACTGGGGAGAACAAAAATCAAGAGTTAGAACGATGATCTTGTAAGGGTTTTACGGTGGAGGATCCTTACTGCATCCTGGAAGCGAACCGCGATTGTTCGGAAGCGCCCATTCCATCAACTGGAGGAAGCTAAAGTGACAGTAGATAGACACGACCAGCAGCGCCTTCCTTTCGAGACTGTCCGAGCGGAGCCACACGGTGTACAGATTGAGCAGCGCGAGCACTGTAGAAGGCAAAAGACTGACACTTTAGAGCTGACTCTGGCGAAGCGAACCAACTTCCTACCCAGAATCGGGCTGAGGACGGCCACGGTCTCGAAGCTAGATCGCCGTTGCACCGTCAGCCGGAAGTACAGCACCGAGTACTCAAAGTTGTGCCCCGACTTCAAGGTTTCGCGGTCCTGCTCCAGCGAAACCACCTGCCACTTGGGGCTGACGATGATGTCGCCATGCGCCAGGCAGATGTTCCGCCCGTGCACATCCACCTCGTCCATCGAGTGAGCCCACATTCCGTACCACATGCCACAATCGTGCATATCGAACGGCCACCGGGAGTAGTCGGCGTGGCACTTGGTGTTCAGGCTGCAGACCGGCCCGCACGTCACCAGCCCATCCGACCGAACCAGACACTGCGGATTGGTGCACTCCGGGAGCGATACCGGGTTTAGGAACGACGAAAAGTGGCGAAAGTCCGGCAGCCACAGCTCGTCCGCGTTGATCGCCACGCGATCGATGTTGCCCCAGGCGGAGCTGTTCCAGCGGATGTAGTCGTCGTACCAGTGCTGAGTTTTCGTTCGAAGGAGACGAAGAAGCAGAGCTTGTGAAAAAGGCCAATCCACAGCCAAGGGCTAATTACATAAACGTGATCGAAGGCAGGCTGACAGCTTACCATGTTCAACATCACGTTCATTTCCAGCATATCGTCCACGTCGTCCTGGATGGAAAGAAAGCATACACCAAacaaagggaagaaaagaaaagaagcgagATGAAAACGGAAGTggaagcaaatgaaaacaaactcctGGGCGGAGGAAGTACCAATACGCACGAATTCGTAACTGAGGACGAGGTAGGAAGCCGTCACGTTGACCGTTTCCGACCGGTCCTTCCTTGGGCGTGTGTCGGCCCGGTAGCCATTGCAGAGCAGCGACTTCTTGAGCCGGTTCTCCACGTTCGCCGAGTCCGTGCTGCAATCGAGTGGTGCTGGGAAGAggtaaataagaaaaatgcCAGAGGAAAATCGAACTGCGGAGCACCGACACGCTGGAATGTCACGTACGGGTCAGTTCGTGTTCCTTTTTCATACATACCCGCTGGTAGTACGTGATTTAGCAGCAATACTACTGCCGAGCCCAGCAGGACGAACGTCATCGATGGAACGAAACGGCCGGCGGACATGTTCTGGCGCGCTTACACGATCGACGAATGATGGATGGATCGACCTCGAACGGTTTCGATGTTGCGACTGCTTCCAATGGTTTTTGGTAGGCGTAAAACGGTCAAATAATCCTCCTACCAGATACGATAACCGCCGATAATAACTTGTGTCCTCGTTACGGTCAAGAGAGTGACGAATATTATTCTACCGGGTACAAGCTCAAGCTCCTCAAACAATCGTACTGAGTggtgtgtttttctgttttttttttttgctaggtCAGATAAGTACCGATCATCCATCAATTGCGTAGGGCGTTGACTGCCATTCCCATTTTTTGTATAAATACATAAACAGCACCTCTGTGAGGGTTACATTTTACGAGACAAGCATGTCAGGAACGTGAATTTACCGTTTTTCTGTAGATGTAAGAACGCTGAATAGGATTGATAAATTGATGTTACAATTCGGTAAAATAACAATCTTGCTTTTGACCGGTCCCTAGATTTATATGCACTGTCCCTAGATTGATATGCACCCAAAAAGAAGGTCAATTTATATATTAGATTTTAATGCAAcaattggatttttttttatttaaacgcATCGATTTTCAACTTTAAAATGCAGTGTAATAAAGGATCCTTCCTCAGCATATCAAACCATTTAGGTTAACAGTAAAGGGTGTTGTTCAAAATTTCCG
Coding sequences within:
- the LOC131262919 gene encoding beta-hexosaminidase subunit beta-like, which gives rise to MKAFSWLVWWCLVCVAFFAGRITPTESYIVDPGPVVKATKGELWPKARKQVTSNQFSAIKPGTFQFQSTNYTCDILSKALERYQKIVVAIGNNTRRARASQAFPVRPEVNSVHRARNHRSWRSNANFNGYLDVASVSLNAPCETLPHLAMDEDYTIVIDEQKALLSSFSIWGMLRALESFAQMVVLADDGSTLLINATSIDDGPRFSHRGLLVDTSRHFIDTRTLVQILDGMAYNKLNVFHWHIVDDHSFPYESSTFPELSKQGAYHPSMVYTQADVAMIVEEARLRGIRVMSEFDTPGHTRSWGVSHPELLTECYDQYQGKLGPMDPTRESTYTFLENLFREVIQVFPDQYVHLGGDEVGFECWASNPNILEYMKQNRLYSFEMLEEKFIQRIVDQIDALNRSSLVWQEVYVNGVRLPNGTVVHVWTGNRQDLLSRITRDGLPALLSSCWYLDHLSTGGDWRKFYNCDPHDFVGTGAQKSLVLGGEACMWSEVVNGHNILPRIFPRVSATAEKLWSSAAVNNADEAARRLEEHTCRMNHRGIPAQPPNGPGFCL
- the LOC131264376 gene encoding neuronal acetylcholine receptor subunit alpha-10-like; the encoded protein is MSAGRFVPSMTFVLLGSAVVLLLNHVLPAAPLDCSTDSANVENRLKKSLLCNGYRADTRPRKDRSETVNVTASYLVLSYEFDDVDDMLEMNVMLNMHWYDDYIRWNSSAWGNIDRVAINADELWLPDFRHFSSFLNPVSLPECTNPQCLVRSDGLVTCGPVCSLNTKCHADYSRWPFDMHDCGMWYGMWAHSMDEVDVHGRNICLAHGDIIVSPKWQVVSLEQDRETLKSGHNFEYSVLYFRLTVQRRSSFETVAVLSPILVLALLNLYTVWLRSDSLERKALLVVSIYCHFSFLQLMEWALPNNRGSLPGCMIFFTNSLVLTGLILLLTLFNCWIRSGLNGNAMLNRLTGSLSDNRVAELILAADYLGLNYKVTKNETENGWEKRATLFDRMLAVMSLLFYLALCFMYLTFNHRPVVDDGMCIQQRTN